A stretch of the Glycine soja cultivar W05 chromosome 13, ASM419377v2, whole genome shotgun sequence genome encodes the following:
- the LOC114381141 gene encoding pentatricopeptide repeat-containing protein At5g39980, chloroplastic-like — protein sequence MCTVVSSSVLVGWLSSCSKTKGSVGNGISHLSPATRAISVLATAMAKDVWTRTSSSNTSWQRSSSSSRRQQQYLDRSVDMEVLLAAIGQTQNEDELYAVMSPYNGRQLSMRFMVSLLSREPDWQRALALLDWINDKALYRPSLFAYNVLLRNVLLRNVLRAKQWHLAHGLFDEMRQKGLSPDRYTYSTLITCFGKHGLFDSSLFWLQQMEQDNVSGDLVLYSNLIDLARKLSDYSKAISIFSRLKASTITPDLIAYNSMINVFGKAKLFREARLLLQEMRDNAVQPDTVSYSTLLAIYVDNQKFVEALSLFSEMNEAKCPLDLTTCNIMIDVYGQLHMPKEADRLFWSMRKMGIQPNVISYNTLLRVYGEADLFGEAIHLFRLMQSKDVQQNVVTYNTMINIYGKTLEHEKATNLIQEMNKRGIEPNAITYSTIISIWEKAGKLDRAAILFQKLRSSGVRIDEVLYQTMIVAYERTGLVAHAKRLLHELKRPDNIPRDTAIAILARAGRIEEATWVFRQAFDAREVKDISVFGCMINLFSKNKKYANVVEVFEKMREVGYFPDSDVIALVLNAFGKLREFDKADALYRQMHEEGCVFPDEVHFQMLSLYGARKDFVMVESLFEKLDSNPNINKKELHLVVASIYERADRLNDASRIMNRMNKKANRIHDHA from the coding sequence ATGTGCACGGTGGTTTCAAGTTCAGTCCTTGTGGGATGGCTTTCTTCTTGTTCTAAAACGAAAGGGAGCGTTGGCAATGGCATAAGCCATTTAAGCCCTGCCACTCGTGCTATATCCGTACTAGCCACGGCTATGGCTAAAGATGTGTGGACCCGAACATCATCTTCCAACACCAGTTGGCAacgtagtagtagtagtagtagaagGCAGCAGCAGTACTTGGACCGCAGCGTGGACATGGAAGTGCTATTAGCGGCAATTGGACAGACCCAGAACGAGGATGAACTGTATGCGGTTATGTCTCCCTACAACGGGAGGCAGTTATCCATGCGCTTCATGGTTTCCCTGCTATCCCGCGAGCCTGATTGGCAACGCGCTCTTGCCCTTCTCGATTGGATCAACGACAAGGCCCTCTATCGTCCCTCCCTCTTCGCCTACAACGTCCTTCTCCGCAACGTCCTTCTCCGCAACGTCCTTCGGGCCAAGCAGTGGCACCTCGCACACGGCCTGTTCGATGAAATGCGCCAAAAGGGCCTCTCCCCCGATAGGTACACTTACTCCACCCTAATTACTTGTTTCGGCAAACACGGcttgtttgattcttccctCTTTTGGCTCCAGCAGATGGAGCAAGACAACGTCTCCGGCGACCTCGTTCTCTACAGTAACTTGATTGACCTTGCCCGCAAGTTGTCCGATTATTCCAAGGCCATTTCTATCTTCTCCAGATTGAAAGCCTCCACTATTACCCCCGACCTTATTGCTTATAACTCCATGATCAATGTCTTTGGAAAAGCCAAGCTCTTCCGTGAGGCTCGCCTTCTTCTTCAAGAGATGAGAGACAATGCCGTTCAACCCGACACCGTCAGCTATTCCACCCTTCTTGCCATCTACGTTGACAACCAAAAGTTTGTTGAAGCACTTTCTCTATTCTCCGAAATGAATGAAGCTAAATGCCCTCTTGATCTCACCACTTGTAACATCATGATTGATGTTTATGGCCAGCTTCACATGCCCAAGGAAGCCGACCGCCTCTTCTGGAGCATGAGGAAAATGGGGATTCAACCCAACGTCATTAGCTATAATACGCTCTTGAGGGTTTATGGAGAGGCTGACCTATTTGGGGAAGCCATCCATCTATTCCGTTTGATGCAAAGTAAGGATGTACAACAAAATGTTGTCACCTACAACActatgattaatatttatggCAAGACTCTCGAGCACGAGAAGGCTACAAATCTCATTCAAGAAATGAATAAAAGGGGTATTGAACCCAATGCCATCACTTATTCAACCATAATATCTATATGGGAGAAGGCAGGGAAACTGGACCGTGCTGCCATCTTGTTTCAGAAATTAAGGAGTTCTGGAGTTCGAATTGATGAGGTTCTTTACCAGACAATGATTGTAGCCTACGAGAGGACGGGTTTAGTTGCTCATGCAAAGCGTCTACTTCATGAGCTCAAGCGACCGGACAACATTCCCAGGGACACTGCAATTGCAATTCTTGCCAGAGCTGGTAGAATTGAAGAGGCTACCTGGGTTTTCCGGCAGGCTTTTGATGCTCGAGAGGTCAAAGATATATCTGTGTTTGGTTGCATGATTAATCTTTTCTctaagaacaaaaagtatgcCAATGTAGTTGAAGTGTTTGAGAAGATGAGAGAGGTGGGATATTTTCCTGATTCTGATGTTATTGCTCTCGTGCTGAATGCTTTTGGAAAGCTGCGTGAATTTGATAAAGCGGATGCTTTATATAGACAGATGCATGAAGAAGGGTGTGTTTTTCCAGATGAAGTTCATTTCCAGATGCTGAGTCTATATGGTGCAAGAAAAGATTTCGTGATGGTAGAATCATTGTTTGAGAAGCTGGATTCCAATCCTAATATCAACAAGAAAGAGTTGCATCTTGTTGTTGCTAGCATTTATGAGAGAGCAGATAGACTTAATGATGCATCCCGAATCATGAATAGGATGAATAAAAAAGCAAACAGAATTCATGATCATGCTTAG
- the LOC114380959 gene encoding bifunctional 15-cis-phytoene synthase, chromoplastic-like has translation MSLSFCSLMTAKPCSMINTGSNRKPCCGRRRFGVIIRSEVNVAPKQRGILRLSKQGVPLAVQEVVHRNICAEYAKTFYLVWCRRMDGLVDDPNAVYMSSAILDRWEDRLHDIFNGQPYDMLDAALTDIVSKFPLDIKGHDTKHENGYEESPIQQFSRVISLLLLCGGNCGLNDCSDNGHCPGVCHPNSKCI, from the exons ATGAGTTTATCATTTTGTTCACTGATGACAGCAAAGCCTTGTTCCATGATCAATACTGGGAGCAATAGGAAACCATGTTGTGGTCGTAGAAGATTTGGTGTTATAATTAGGTCGGAAGTAAATGTGGCTCCCAAACAAAGAGGAATTCTCCGATTGTCAAAACAAGGAGTTCCTCTTGCTGTACAAGAGGTTGTTCACAG AAATATTTGCGCGGAATATGCCAAGACCTTTTATCTAG TTTGGTGCAGAAGGATGGATGGACTTGTTGATGATCCTAACGCGGTGTATATGAGCTCTGCTATTCTTGATAGGTGGGAAGATAGATTGCACGACATTTTTAATGGACAACCCTATGATATGCTTGATGCTGCTCTTACTGAtatcgtctccaagtttccctTGGATATTAAG GGACATGATACAAAACATGAGAATGGATACGAGGAAAGCCCGATACAACAATTTTCAAGAGTTATATCTTTACTGCTACTATGTGGCGGGAACTGTGGGCTTAATGACTGTTCCGATAATGGGCATTGCCCAGGAGTCTGTCATCCCAATTCAAAGTGTATATGA